The following are from one region of the Coffea eugenioides isolate CCC68of chromosome 2, Ceug_1.0, whole genome shotgun sequence genome:
- the LOC113763899 gene encoding luc7-like protein 3 → MDAQRALLDELMGAARNLTEEERKGYKEITWDSKEVCSFYMVRFCPHDLFVNTRSDLGPCPKIHDQKLKESFEKSPRHDVFVPKFEAELAHFCEKLVMDLDRRVRRGRERLAQEIDVPPPPPIPAEKSEQLAVLEEKIKNLLEQVESLGEAGKVDEAEALMRKVEVLNAEKTALTQQPQQDKVLMMAQEKKMALCEICGSFLVANDAAERTQSHVTGKQHMGYGMVRDYLAEYKEAKEKKREEERIAREKEAEERRKQREKEYESRHGRSESSERDRYRDRDHNRERDRYRERDGDRERSREGNSRETREGVRGSDWKYSSSRNGRDRSRERYRQRDRSRSRSPVRYGNRRSSRSPVRQY, encoded by the exons ATGGACGCCCAAAGAGCTTTGCTTGATGAACTCATGGGTGCAG CTCGTAATTTGACTGAAGAAGAGAGGAAGGGGTACAAGGAAATTACATGGGACAGTAAGGAAGTGTGCAGCTTCTATATGGTTCGCTTTTGCCCCCACGATTTGTTTGTCAACACAAGAAGTGATCTAG GACCATGCCCTAAAATTCATGATCAAAAGTTGAAGGAAAG CTTTGAGAAGTCTCCTAGGCACGACGTATTTGTTCCAAAGTTTGAGGCTGAGCTGGCTCATTTCTGTGAGAAATTG GTTATGGACTTAGATAGACGAGTTAGGCGTGGTCGAGAACGTCTTGCTCAAGAGATTGACGTTCCCCCTCCTCCTCCTATCCCAGCAGAAAAGTCCGAGCAATTAGCTGTTTTGGAGGAAAAAATAAAGAACCTACTGGAACAAGTGGAGTCTCTTGGTGAAGCTGGAAAGGTTGACGAAGCCGAAGCGCTCATGAGGAAG GTGGAAGTGCTCAATGCTGAGAAGACAGCTTTAACACAGCAACCTCAACAAGATAAAGTCTTGATGATGGCACAGGAGAAAAAGATGGCTCTGTGTGAGATATGTGGTTCTTTTCTAGTTGCAAATGATGCTGCTGAGAGAACTCAGTCGCATGTCACTGGAAAACAGCATATGGGATATGGTATGGTCCGAGATTATCTTGCAGAGTACAAG GAAGctaaggagaagaaaagagaggaagaaagaatAGCCCGGGAAAAAGAAGCAGAAGAAAGGAGGAAGCAAAGGGAGAAAGAGTATGAAAGCAGACATGGAAGAAGTGAGTCATCTGAGAGGGACAGGTATCGTGATCGAGATCACAATCGGGAACGAGATCGATACAGGGAGCGAGATGGTGACCGTGAAAGATCTCGAGAGGGGAATAGCAGAGAAACTCGAGAGGGGGTTAGAGGATCAGATTGGAAGTACAGCAGTTCCCGGAATGGAAGAGATAGAAGCAGGGAAAGATACCGCCAGCGTGACAGAAGCCGGTCACGTTCTCCTGTTAGATATGGTAACCGGAGATCATCCAGGAGTCCAGTCCGTCAATATTGA
- the LOC113760931 gene encoding peroxisomal membrane protein 11B, whose amino-acid sequence MNDRVDKLVIFLAKRDGIDKLVKTFQYVSKLVHWHVEATRPEMAQRAKQWEVASGLSRKAFRSGRFLTGFNALRRNPGSTPTLKFLAVLANGGEMVYFFFDHFLWLARIGVLDGKLARRMSFISAFGESFGYIFFIVSDFILITEGIRAERKLRVAKEEGSKDEEENTSSSIKKIRVDRVMRLMAVAANVADLVIALADIEPNPFCNHAVSLGISGLVSAWAGWYRNWPS is encoded by the coding sequence ATGAACGACAGAGTGGACAAGCTGGTGATTTTTCTAGCCAAAAGAGATGGCATTGACAAGCTCGTCAAGACCTTTCAGTATGTTTCCAAGCTGGTTCACTGGCACGTTGAGGCCACCCGCCCTGAGATGGCCCAGAGGGCCAAGCAATGGGAAGTCGCCTCTGGCTTAAGCCGGAAAGCTTTCCGCAGCGGCCGTTTTCTCACCGGCTTCAATGCTCTTAGAAGAAATCCAGGCTCAACCCCGACGCTCAAGTTCCTAGCCGTCCTTGCCAATGGTGGGGAAATGGTCTATTTCTTCTTCGACCATTTTCTCTGGTTGGCAAGAATTGGTGTATTGGATGGGAAACTGGCTCGGAGGATGAGCTTCATATCTGCGTTTGGCGAGTCATTTGGTTACATATTCTTCATAGTGTCCGATTTCATCCTGATTACAGAAGGGATCAGGGCAGAGAGAAAATTACGAGTGGCTAAGGAGGAAGGTTCAAAGGATGAAGAAGAGAATACTAGCAGTAGTATTAAGAAGATCAGAGTGGATAGAGTGATGAGATTGATGGCGGTGGCAGCAAACGTGGCAGACCTTGTCATTGCCTTGGCAGATATTGAGCCCAATCCATTTTGCAACCATGCCGTTTCACTGGGAATCAGCGGTTTGGTCTCTGCCTGGGCTGGTTGGTATAGAAATTGGCCCTCCTGA
- the LOC113760964 gene encoding succinate dehydrogenase subunit 3-1, mitochondrial-like, giving the protein MASSLALKRLVSSSSLLNRSLNPLLRPAASAASSSVFDVVDRRSDRPLDHRRELSSFPGVFDPFWRRSVSQFSEYSSVASGVGPGSEAKETGDGLNLRVTGKEDDDVSPKVDTRKNVFRPLSPHLPIYQPQVNSTMSILNRISGIYLSALVLSFYLASMKMGSICFSHGSFYQFFFYSSKLSLISAEIAALALFYHVYAGVRHLLMDVSGTVFFRRKLHK; this is encoded by the exons ATGGCTTCGTCACTAGCTCTTAAGAGGCTGGTCTCATCGAGCAGCCTTCTCAACCGGTCTCTCAATCCCCTCCTCCGTCCGGCTGCTTCCGCTGCGTCATCAAGTGTTTTCGACGTCGTCGACCGCCGCTCCGATCGTCCTCTCGACCATCGCCGCGAATTATCCTCTTTTCcag GTGTGTTTGATCCATTTTGGAGGAGGAGCGTGAGCCAATTCAGTGAGTACTCTTCGGTCGCATCCGGAGTCGGTCCTGGGTCTGAAGCTAAGGAGACCGGTGATGGTCTGAATCTGCGAGTGACGGGCAAAGAGGATGATGATGTCAGCCCGAAAGTTGATACAAGAAAAAATGTCTTCCGCCCCTTATCTCCTCATCTTCCTATATACCAGCCCCAGGTGAACTCGACGATGTCAATTTTAAACAGAATCTCCGGAATTTATCTATCCGCATTAGTCCTGTCTTTTTATCTTGCTTCTATGAAGATGGGTTCGATTTGCTTCAGCCACGGGAGCTTCTACCAATTCTTCTTTTATTCATCGAAACTCAGCCTAATATCCGCCGAGATTGCTGCCTTAGCCCTTTTCTATCACGTGTATGCTGGAGTTCGTCATTTATTGATGGATGTTTCGGGAACCGTCTTCTTCCGAAGAAAACTGCACAAATGA
- the LOC113754948 gene encoding uncharacterized protein LOC113754948 — translation MAGVGSKAMKRIRNRGNRMLVNSPMISLPPELVTEVLARVASSSATDLFTAKLSCKVFSQIAEESYVYKRVSLDKFPVVAWHHRRQIAAFFNKCKCSKNPEALYRQGVVDFFGGEELNSAIECLKEAMESGHEGASYAMAIILIFFGGDMKQKGITYLRGMKKSRILEGRIGYCRESLRRIIRRIWVKNPLVLNERPKCCTMQHEKHKGWTRYQFDRDDNTCEACKCDEEIAYICDALPQIII, via the exons ATGGCAGGAGTTGGTTCTAAAGCAATGAAAAGAATTAGGAACAGAGGAAACAGAATGCTGGTGAACTCGCCTATGATTTCCCTCCCTCCTGAGCTTGTTACTGAGGTTCTTGCGCGTGTTGCTTCTTCCTCAGCAACTGATCTATTTACAGCCAAATTAAG CTGCAAGGTGTTTTCTCAAATTGCTGAGGAAAGCTACGTGTATAAACGGGTCTCACTCGACAAGTTCCCCGTTGTGGCATGGCACCACCGTCGCCAAATTGCGGCGTTCTTCAACAAGTGTAAATGCAGTAAAAATCCCGAGGCCTTGTATAGACAAGGAGTG GTTGATTTTTTCGGGGGCGAGGAACTAAACTCTGCAATCGAATGCTTGAAAGAAGCTATGGAGTCGGGACACGAGGGGGCTTCCTACGCCATGGCAATTATTCTCATCTTTTTCGGTGGTGACATGAAGCAAAAAGGCATAACTTATCTCAGGGGAAtgaagaaatcaagaattcTCGAAGGAAGGATCGGCTATTGTCGGGAGAGTTTGCGTAGGATTATAAGGAGGATTTGGGTTAAAAATCCGCTCGTTTTGAATGAGAGACCAAAATGCTGTACCATGCAACACGAGAAACACAAAGGCTGGACCAGGTATCAATTTGATAGAGACGACAACACCTGCGAGGCCTGCAAATGTGATGAAGAAATTGCTTACATCTGTGATGCGCTCCCTCAAATCATCATCTGA
- the LOC113760930 gene encoding cell number regulator 6, whose amino-acid sequence MAEGGGNPSRYVKLTKEQAAPSEDIKPGELNQPIEVPQLGVRKCNECGQPLPESFEPPADEPWTSGIFGCTEDTESCWTGLLCPCVLFGLNIEKLRDDTPWTTPCVCHAIFVEGGIALAAATAAFYGIDPRTSFLICEGLLFSWWMCGIYTGLARQSLQKKYHLKNSPCDPCMVHCCMHWCALCQEHREMKGRLSDDAAIPMTVVNPPPVQEMSAAPDDRDSAPSSEKSKEHTNLEMQALQ is encoded by the exons ATGGCGGAAGGTGGGGGAAATCCGTCGAGGTATGTCAAGTTGACTAAGGAGCAAGCGGCCCCTTCTGAGGACATTAAGCCAGGCGAGCTCAATCAACCGATTGAAGTCCCTCAG TTGGGTGTTCGCAAGTGCAATGAGTGTGGGCAACCTTTACCCGAAAGCTTTGAGCCTCCTGCTGATGAGCCATGGACCAGTGGGATATTTGGCTGTACTGAAGATACTGAAAGCT GCTGGACAGGGCTTTTGTGCCCATGTGTCTTGTTTGGACTTAATATAGAGAAACTAAGAGATGATACTCCCTGGACAACGCCTTGTGTTTGTCATGCTATATTTGTTGAGGGTGGCATTGCACTTGCAGCAGCAACAGCGGCTTTTTATGGTATAGATCCAAGGACATCATTCCTTATTTGCGAAGGTTTGTTATTTAGTTGGTGGATGTGTGGAATATATACTGGTCTTGCACGGCAGTCACTACAGAAAAAATATCATCTTAAG AACTCACCATGTGACCCATGTATGGTCCACTGCTGCATGCACTGGTGTGCCTTGTGCCAGGAGCACAGGGAGATGAAAGGACGCCTCTCAGATGATGCTGCGATTCCGATGACCGTAGTAAATCCTCCTCCCGTCCAAGAAATGAGTGCTGCTCCTGATGATCGGGATTCTGCACCTTCCTCCGAAAAGAGCAAGGAGCACACTAATTTGGAGATGCAAGCTTTACAGTAG
- the LOC113763898 gene encoding conserved oligomeric Golgi complex subunit 7, producing MMVDLSAFSDEKFDPKRWINGVCQSRHPQDPLDKHLVDLEMKLQMVSEEIAASLEEQSSAALLRVPRATRDVIRLRDDALSLRSSVASILQKLIKAEGSSADSIATLAKVDTVKRRMEAAYETLQDAAGLTQLSSTVEDVFASGDLPRAAETLANMRHCLSAVGEVAEFANVRKQLEVLEDRLDSMVQPRLTDALTNRKIDVAKDMRGILIRIGRFKSLEMHYTKVHLKSIKKLWEEYDLRQQASKLANEKNELERFSSGHDSQSSSTRFSFSSWLPSFYDELLLYLEQEWKWCILAFPEDYRALVPKLLIETMTAIGQSFVSRINLATGDVVPETKALSKGVLDILSTDLPKGVKVQTKHLEALIELHHTTGSFARNIQHLFSNADLQVLLDTMKSIYHPYESFKQRYGQMERVILSGEIAGLDLRGVTFSRFVGVHGVELSETVRRMEESIPQVIILLEAAVERCINFTGGSEADELILALDDILLQYISALQEILKSLRAVCGVDAIDGLASKKDLGADRKDGTSHARKADFLSNEEEWSFVQATLQILTVADCLSSRSSVFEASLRATLARLNTNLSLLVFGSSLDKNHSHVVNEDRSGEPSTIGRAALDIAALRLVAVPEKARKLFNLLEQSKDPRFHALPLASQRVTAFADAVNELVYDVLISKVRQQFNDLSRLPVWSSVDEPSAFPLPSFSSYPQSYVTNVGEYLLTLPQQLEPLAEGISSSDTNADEAQFFATEWMFKVAEGASTLYMEQLRGIQYVTDRGAQQLAADIEYLSNVLSALSMPIPSVLATFQTCLSTPREQLKDLVKSSDSGNQLDLPTANLVCKMRRLSLD from the exons ATGATGGTGGATCTGAGTGCATTTTCTGACGAGAAATTCGACCCTAAAAGATGGATAAACGGCGTCTGCCAGTCACGCCACCCTCAGGACCCTTTAGACAAACACTTGGTGGATCTGGAGATGAAGCTCCAAATGGTGTCTGAGGAGATCGCCGCCTCCCTCGAAGAACAGAGCTCCGCCGCCCTCCTCCGGGTCCCCAGAGCTACGCGTGACGTCATCCGCCTCCGTGACGATGCTCTCTCCCTTCGTTCCTCCGTCGCTTCTATCCTCCAAAAACTCATCAAG GCGGAAGGATCATCGGCCGACTCTATCGCTACACTAGCCAAGGTTGATACCGTCAAGCGAAGAATGGAAGCTGCTTATGAAACATTGCAG GATGCTGCTGGTTTAACTCAATTAAGCTCAACAGTGGAGGATGTATTTGCTAGTGGTGATCTTCCGCGTGCAGCTGAGACTTTGGCTAATATGAGGCACTGCTTATCTGCTGTTGGTGAG GTTGCTGAATTCGCCAATGTTAGAAAGCAGCTTGAAGTCTTAGAAGATAGACTAGACTCCATGGTTCAACCTCGTCTAACAGATGCATTGACCAATCGCAAG ATTGATGTCGCGAAAGATATGCGGGGTATCCTCATCAGAATTGGGAGGTTCAAGTCCTTAGAAATGCACTACACGAAAGTCCACCTCAAATCCATAAAAAAGCTGTGGGAGGAGTATGACCTGCGACAGCAAGCTAGTAAGCTTGCAAATGAGAAGAATGAGTTAGAAAGGTTCTCAAGTGGTCACGATTCTCAATCAAGTTCAACAAGGTTTTCATTCTCAAGTTGGTTGCCTAGTTTCTACGATGAATTGCTACTTTATCTTGAACAAGAGTGGAAGTG GTGTATCCTTGCTTTTCCAGAAGATTATAGGGCTCTGGTACCAAAGCTGCTGATTGAGACCATGACAGCCATTGGCCAAAGCTTTGTATCTCGTATCAACCTTGCTACTGGGGATGTTGTTCCTGAGACAAAAGCACtgtctaaag GTGTCTTAGATATCTTATCCACAGATCTGCCAAAAGGTGTTAAAGTTCAAACTAAGCATTTGGAAGCATTGATTGAGTTGCACCATACGACGGGGAGCTTTGCTCGGAACATTCAGCACCTATTTTCAAATGCAGATCTTCAGGTTTTGCTGGATACAATGAAATCAATCTACCATCCTTATGAATCATTTAAACAAAG GTATGGACAAATGGAGCGTGTTATCCTCTCTGGTGAGATTGCTGGACTTGATCTCAGGGGAGTAACTTTTAGTCGCTTTGTTGGAGTCCATGGAGTTGAACTCAGTGAAACCGTCCGAAGAATGGAAGAGTCCATTCCACAAGTGATTATACTTCTTGAGGCAGCTGTTGAAAGATGCATCAACTTCACAGGAGGTTCTGAGGCAGATGAGCTTATTCTTGCACTTGATGACATACTGTTACAATACATCTCCGCCCTGCAAGAAATTCTAAAATCATTGAGAGCTGTGTGTGGAGTGGATGCAATTGATGGCTTGGCTTCAAAGAAGGATCTTGGAGCTGACAGAAAGGATGGAACTTCTCATGCACGTAAAGCTGACTTTTTGTCCAATGAGGAAGAATGGTCCTTTGTCCAAGCTACACTGCAGATTCTCACAGTTGCAGATTGTTTGTCTAGCAGATCATCGGTCTTTGAGGCTTCTTTAAGAGCCACTCTTGCTCGATTAAACACAAATCTCTCTCTTTTAGTTTTTGGCTCTAGTCTTGATAAAAACCATTCCCATGTGGTCAATGAGGACAGAAGTGGGGAACCATCTACTATTGGTAGAGCAGCTTTGGATATTGCAGCTTTGAGGCTTGTTGCTGTCCCTGAGAAGGCTAGGAAGCTTTTCAACCTATTGGAGCAG TCTAAAGATCCTCGGTTTCATGCGCTTCCGCTTGCATCCCAACGAGTTACAGCATTTGCAGATGCTGTCAATGAGCTTGTTTATGATGTTCTTATATCAAAAGTACGGCAACAGTTTAATGATCTGTCTCGTCTGCCAGTGTGGTCTTCAGTGGATGAACCTAGTGCTTTCCCCCTCCCAAGTTTTAGTTCATATCCTCAGTCTTATGTAACCAATGTTGGTGAATATCTTCTCACCTTACCCCAGCAATTAGAACCGCTTGCCGAGGGCATTTCCAGCAGTGATACTAATGCAGATGAGGCTCAGTTTTTTGCAACTGAATGGATGTTCAAG GTTGCAGAGGGTGCTTCTACTCTTTACATGGAACAACTGCGTGGTATTCAGTATGTAACTGATCGTGGAGCACAACAGCTGGCTGCTGATATTGAGTACTTGAGTAATGTGCTTTCTGCTCTATCAATGCCAATTCCTTCAGTACTTGCTACTTTTCAGACTTGCCTATCAACCCCAAGAGAGCAGCTTAAGGATCTTGTCAAATCGTCGGACTCAGGGAATCAACTAGATCTTCCTACTGCGAACCTTGTATGCAAGATGCGGCGACTGAGCTTGGATTAA
- the LOC113760549 gene encoding heat shock 22 kDa protein, mitochondrial: MAASLALKRLVSSTLLSRSVNSLRPAASAASSRLFNTNVARDYDDDDDERGLDVDRRSNRPLYNRRDYSPYFGVFDPFLTRSVSQLLDLVNQFSEPTFTSGVRRGWDIKETAEGLNLSLDMPGLGKEDVKVSVEQNALIIKGEGQKESEDAERGRRFSSRLDLPEKTYKTDGVKAEMKNGVLKVFIPRVKEEERSDVFHVNVQ, translated from the exons ATGGCTGCATCCCTCGCTTTGAAAAGGCTGGTCTCATCGACCCTTCTCAGCCGCTCTGTCAATTCCCTCCGCCCGGCTGCGTCTGCTGCGTCATCGCGTCTGTTCAACACCAACGTCGCTCGCGATTACGATGACGACGATGACGAACGCGGTCTCGACGTCGATCGCCGCTCCAATCGTCCTCTCTACAATCGCCGCGATTACTCACCTTACTTTG GAGTTTTTGATCCATTCTTGACGAGGAGCGTGAGCCAACTTTTGGACCTGGTGAACCAATTCAGTGAGCCAACTTTTACATCTGGAGTCCGTCGTGGGTGGGACATTAAGGAGACTGCCGAAGGGCTGAACCTGTCGTTGGACATGCCAGGGTTGGGGAAGGAGGACGTCAAAGTTTCGGTGGAGCAGAACGCCCTGATCATCAAAGGCGAAGGGCAGAAGGAATCTGAGGATGCTGAACGGGGAAGGAGATTCTCGAGCAGACTCGATCTTCCTGAGAAGACCTACAAGACTGATGGGGTCAAAGCTGAGATGAAAAATGGGGTCCTCAAGGTTTTCATTCCAAGAGTCAAGGAGGAGGAGAGGAGTGATGTTTTCCATGTTAATGTTCAGTGA